AGCCGATTTTGCCGATATATTTATGCCAAACTATGTGCATCCTTGACATAGAGGTTTACACCGATGGTACGAGAGGACGGTAAACGGAACTTCGTGATGCTCGAGAACGGCGAAAAGACCAAACAGTTCACCGGCCGGATGCCCCGACAGGCCGCGCTCAAAGCCGCTCGCCGGCTCCAAGGCTACGACTCCTACGAGTCCGAGGACGAGGCGAAGGCCGACGCGACCGAGATCCGCTTGCTCGAACGGGGGACTGACCGCGTGCACGTGTACGACGCGTGGGCGTGGCGGGACACAGCTCCCAACGACAAGCCGGGGTGGATGCAACAGAACGAGGTCTCGACAGTCACGAGAGGGAACGTCTCCAAGCAAGGGATCGAGCACATCGAGAAGTAATCTCCGAGCGCGCCCGCGCGACCCCGAGCTACGCCGCTCGTTAGGGCTGGGCTTCGGTCCCACGGCCTCTCCTGTCCTCTCGGTCGCGCCCGTCGGCAGCCGAACGCTCTCGAACGTCGGTCTCATCCGCATCCGACATCGCTTTCCCGATGCCGTCTCGACTGTTTACTGCGCGGTTACCACCCGACTCGACCGCACGCCCAACGCGTGGGATGACGTGTCGGCCTCCGACCGCGCGATACACGTTTCCTGCGGCGATCTGCGTTGTCCATCGACGGATCTCCGCCGTCCGCTGAACCCCCGTTTGTGTC
This portion of the Halobellus litoreus genome encodes:
- a CDS encoding non-histone chromosomal MC1 family protein, with the protein product MVREDGKRNFVMLENGEKTKQFTGRMPRQAALKAARRLQGYDSYESEDEAKADATEIRLLERGTDRVHVYDAWAWRDTAPNDKPGWMQQNEVSTVTRGNVSKQGIEHIEK